The following proteins are encoded in a genomic region of Thiomonas sp. X19:
- the queG gene encoding tRNA epoxyqueuosine(34) reductase QueG, whose protein sequence is MDDRREQMEVNPAPDEAALAALAVDIRTEAKRLGFSQIAISDVHLGAAEAELQRWLDAGFHGEMGYMARHGSKRARPAELVPGTLRVITARMDYLPAHLSTSLATEPPTASPPETPTAAADWRDAEWARIADPQAAVVSVYARGRDYHKVLRARLQKLADFIAARTDPGVVRVFTDSAPVLEVALAARAGLGWRGKHTLLLNREAGSTFFLGELFIGLPLPVDAPQQEHCGSCSRCIDICPTRAIVAPYTLDARRCISYLTIELAGPIPEDLRPLMGNRVYGCDDCQLICPWNKYAQTSPLPDFAPRHGLDSASLLQLWAWSEADILQRTEGSAMRRIGFERLRRNVAVALGNARRSLPAAHALQRDIETALRAALPAATPLVAEHIVWALAQQAGSSRVEASAKVHQAEEHGQ, encoded by the coding sequence ATGGACGACCGCAGGGAGCAGATGGAAGTGAATCCAGCACCCGATGAAGCGGCGCTGGCGGCCTTGGCCGTGGACATCCGGACGGAGGCGAAGCGACTGGGATTCTCGCAAATCGCCATCAGCGACGTGCATCTCGGCGCAGCCGAAGCCGAGTTGCAGCGTTGGCTGGACGCCGGTTTCCACGGCGAAATGGGCTATATGGCGCGCCACGGCAGCAAGCGTGCGCGCCCCGCCGAACTGGTGCCCGGCACGCTGCGCGTCATCACTGCGCGCATGGACTACCTGCCCGCCCATTTATCCACCTCGTTGGCGACCGAACCGCCCACCGCGTCGCCCCCTGAAACACCCACCGCCGCGGCCGACTGGCGCGACGCCGAGTGGGCGCGCATTGCCGACCCGCAAGCCGCCGTGGTCTCGGTCTACGCCCGCGGCCGCGACTATCACAAGGTGCTGCGCGCGCGGTTGCAGAAGCTGGCGGATTTCATCGCCGCCCGCACCGACCCCGGCGTGGTGCGCGTGTTCACCGACTCCGCTCCGGTGCTGGAGGTGGCGCTGGCGGCACGCGCCGGCCTGGGCTGGCGCGGCAAACACACGCTCTTGCTCAACCGCGAGGCCGGGTCGACGTTCTTCCTGGGCGAGTTGTTCATCGGCCTGCCGCTGCCGGTGGACGCGCCGCAGCAGGAGCATTGCGGCAGTTGCAGCCGCTGCATCGACATCTGCCCCACCCGCGCCATCGTCGCGCCCTACACGCTGGACGCGCGGCGCTGCATTTCCTACCTCACCATCGAGCTGGCCGGCCCCATTCCCGAGGACTTGCGGCCCTTGATGGGCAACCGCGTCTACGGTTGCGACGACTGCCAACTCATCTGCCCCTGGAACAAATACGCACAGACCTCGCCGCTGCCCGACTTCGCCCCTCGCCACGGACTCGACAGCGCCAGCCTGCTGCAGCTATGGGCCTGGAGCGAGGCCGACATTCTGCAGCGCACCGAAGGCAGCGCCATGCGTCGCATCGGCTTCGAGCGCTTGCGCCGCAATGTGGCCGTGGCGTTGGGCAATGCGCGCCGCAGCCTGCCTGCCGCGCATGCCTTGCAGCGGGACATCGAAACCGCGCTGCGTGCTGCCTTGCCCGCCGCAACACCTCTGGTGGCCGAGCACATCGTCTGGGCCCTGGCGCAGCAGGCGGGATCGTCCCGGGTCGAAGCTTCAGCCAAAGTGCATCAGGCTGAGGAACACGGGCAGTGA